Genomic segment of Populus nigra chromosome 6, ddPopNigr1.1, whole genome shotgun sequence:
TACAATTTACTGATATTTCTTTGGAAATAAGTGAATGAATGTCTGTCTTTGGCCATTtccaacaaataattttttattttttttctaccacAGTTAAATCACTAAGCTTGCTTTACTAGAAGCCtggttaatttctaaaattctttCACATATCAAGCAGGGGTCCTAGGAGAATGCATTGCATTATGGACGCCATCCCTGCTGCTGCCATTGAACCTGGTGGAGTAGCTCCCACACAGACCGAGTTCTATCATCACAGTGCAGATTTCTTTCCATCACTCCTGTTTTTCCGGTCAAAGTCAAACCGTGTTGAGAGGGTTGAGAGCTTTCAATCAGGACCCTTGTCCAGTCAGAGAGAAGGAGCTTTGGTACTGAGAAACAAGGCTCCAAGGTGGCATGAGCAGCTCCAGTGTTGGTGTTTGAACTTCCATGGACGAGTTACAGTTGCTTCAGTGAAAAACTTCCAGCTGGTCGCTTCCCAAGAAAATGGCCCAGCCGGGCCAGAACATGAGAATATCATCCTTCAATTTGGCAAAGTGGGAAAGGATTTGTTTACCATGGATTACCGTTATCCAATCTCTGCATTCCAAGCATTTGCAATTTGCCTCAGTAGCTTCGACACCAAAATAGCTTGTGAATGATGACACATGATTGAGCAGGTTTGAAGTTACTCTCTTAGAAACTAAAATTTCCTGGGCCATCATTTTATTACAACTTCTGtgtatttcaaaagaaaatctaaactGTCCAGAACCATGATTTTAATTGGAGAATAGTATAAACTGCAAAAAGAAATCCTATCCAAGCTCTGTTTCATAAGTATGAAATGCAATCGTGAAAATGTAGCAATGAAAGTGGCTTGtgtctttttttccttatcatggCTATTTTGTATTACTGGGGTAATAGGTGTGGTCTCTAGGAGTTGGATTGTGAAACCTTAAATGATTGACTTTTAAACCAGATTAACCTTAACTGGACTGCGAAAGGAACATCAGCCtttcttttgtgtgtgtgtttgggGGTTTACATTTCCCCTTTCGCCCTCCATCAAATTAGTCTCCTGTTCTTCAAAAGCCTTGATGTGTTATGCTGCTATATTGAACTACATAAGAAATTGAATAACAATGTACCTAGGTTTATTGGCATTCTGAATTGCAATTGTCCAATGCTGTAGAAGCTTTGATTATAGGCATCTCTTTACTTTAGATAAATGTTGGGGCTATATGTCCAACATTTTGCAGTTTTATCATGTATGCCAACAGTTATCCTGATGAGTGTTAGTAACCCTATCATTTTATTTGGTCCAGGTGGAATGGAGTTTTCTGGGTTGATTGTGGTGCAATAAAGTTTGTGAGGGAACTGAATATCTGGTAGTTGCTAATACAAATGAAATGCTCAGAGGCTGCTGCTTATTTGAATGTTTTGATATAATGGGGTTGGAGTCTGACTTGCATCAAGAATTCATGATGTAGAAAGAGATGTGGCATCTATAGTTTAGGACTGGAAGTGTCACCTATAATGCTCTGTATATTTCACTCTCTGCgttttcttctcctttatttttattttctttaattttccttattttattttctttttatttgttttctttctttctttccttcctttttatttgttttctttttgtggcTGTGTAACTATTTGTcactttaattatttgttgAGACACCAAGATGCAAGCTTGACTTGTATATTTGTCTTCTTAGCCGGAAAATATCCCAAAAGGAATACCCCCCCTCACAACACGAGAATCATCGCACGTAGATGAATACACTGTATGCAACCGAACCATCTCGTACAATCCTGGAGCAACTGACTTGGGGATAGACACGAGATagagcagaagaagaagaaggtgaaaACACAGATAAAGTACGAGGGAAGAATCTCCGAAAGAAAGGGAATTGGTTCAATATTATTTCTGCATGGCTCTGTTGCAACAGaatgccatatatatatatacaattgtTCCTAACAAACCCTCTTGTGCTTTCCTTCTCTTCCACGTGACTTATAATAGAAATATAAACGCATCGTTTTGACTTAAGGACTTACACTAAAATGCATCATTTAATCAACTACTAATGGACCTTGTTCTCAAGG
This window contains:
- the LOC133697652 gene encoding tubby-like F-box protein 3 isoform X2, translated to MKNGTHFWEFKPGPREQLLQCFIKRCRSTQTYRLYLSLNNALTEDGKFLLAARKCRRPTCTDYIISLDTDDMSKGSNTYAGKLRSNFLGTKFTVFDGQPPHAGAKMTKSYSSRLVNLKQVSPRVPTGNYPVANISYELNVLGSRGPRRMHCIMDAIPAAAIEPGGVAPTQTEFYHHSADFFPSLLFFRSKSNRVERVESFQSGPLSSQREGALVLRNKAPRWHEQLQCWCLNFHGRVTVASVKNFQLVASQENGPAGPEHENIILQFGKVGKDLFTMDYRYPISAFQAFAICLSSFDTKIACE